One genomic segment of uncultured Desulfobacter sp. includes these proteins:
- a CDS encoding Uma2 family endonuclease — protein MNAQTQKTPRITQEEYLELERTSEIKHEYFNGQIFAMTGGSLNHNRISRNIDRKLGNQLEGSPCENFVGDMRVKIQGNEKYTYPDITVVCGNIELEKIKGVETLLNPIVIMEILSESTEAYDRGTKFRHYRLIPSLQEYILVSQDHCLVELYRRGDNDIWQILSPCTDMNKSVSIASADCELLLSDIYYRVEFVN, from the coding sequence ATGAATGCTCAGACACAGAAAACGCCTCGGATAACACAAGAAGAGTACCTTGAACTTGAGAGGACTTCGGAAATCAAGCATGAGTATTTTAATGGCCAGATTTTTGCCATGACGGGCGGCAGCTTGAATCACAACCGGATAAGCAGAAATATTGACCGAAAACTTGGAAATCAACTTGAGGGTTCACCGTGCGAAAATTTTGTGGGTGATATGCGAGTCAAGATTCAAGGGAATGAAAAATACACTTATCCCGACATTACGGTAGTTTGCGGAAATATTGAGCTGGAAAAAATAAAAGGGGTAGAGACATTGTTGAATCCCATTGTCATCATGGAGATTCTCTCAGAGTCCACTGAGGCATACGACCGGGGAACAAAGTTCCGCCATTACCGGCTTATCCCCTCTCTTCAGGAGTATATCCTTGTCTCTCAGGACCATTGTCTTGTCGAGCTTTACCGCCGCGGGGACAACGACATCTGGCAGATATTAAGCCCATGCACGGATATGAATAAATCCGTTTCCATAGCATCAGCTGACTGCGAGCTGCTTCTTTCAGATATCTATTATCGTGTTGAATTTGTAAATTAG
- a CDS encoding cobalamin biosynthesis protein, translating into MHSLSKIVSVDLKADEPGLLTLAQTLNVPIEFYTREQLNQVKTVPNPSSLVNKHIGVKSVCEAAAMLATGRTPLLIPKTASRTVTIALAAIPFTL; encoded by the coding sequence GTGCACAGCTTGTCCAAAATCGTGTCCGTGGATCTTAAAGCCGATGAACCCGGGCTTTTGACGCTTGCCCAAACCTTAAACGTGCCCATTGAATTTTATACAAGAGAGCAACTGAACCAGGTAAAGACCGTGCCCAATCCCTCTTCACTGGTGAATAAGCATATAGGCGTTAAAAGCGTATGCGAAGCAGCAGCCATGCTGGCAACGGGCCGGACGCCTCTGTTAATACCAAAAACAGCCAGTCGGACAGTAACAATTGCCCTGGCGGCAATACCCTTTACATTATAG
- a CDS encoding HD domain-containing protein yields the protein MGRDILELADDSLFINKIQNTFKAADAALLTRAHAFTREKLCSGNSAGYKAANLLFDQDADAITIASALLSPLLWQNLTDIGHVRKHFGPDVATALEDLRDSFFSPIDAQPRENEKIHAFLVSIDGIPRKAILYITFRLLALECAIDACKTTARRMAHETLDLLVPIANRLSLGDLRRRLEDACFHVLDPQEYEKLREKVSPIQSEDDRCLEILLTGVNRLLADNGIRGRVQGRTKSLHGIRRKMARTGKSLEKIMDRVGLRVIVTSVPECYTVLGLLHAHFKPIPGTFDDYIGLPKDNGYQSLHTCVYPVREISHKPIEFQVRTELMHIEAEHGTAAHWRYKKEAGAALRDHHRTQWMEGLVRQHRESANSEAFIERLHRQVFQDRLVVFGNGGRIVRLAENATVRDYLKIINAHVPQHATVKVNGRFVALDCALRDGDSIAVPADGPAVDSLFAEATAKSALSATGALRPFGALADGRESSDKAVSSDP from the coding sequence ATGGGACGAGATATTCTGGAATTGGCTGATGACAGCCTATTTATTAATAAAATTCAAAACACATTCAAGGCGGCCGACGCCGCCCTGCTGACCCGAGCGCACGCTTTTACGCGGGAAAAATTATGCAGCGGTAATTCAGCAGGTTACAAGGCCGCCAACCTGCTTTTTGACCAGGACGCCGACGCGATCACCATCGCCAGCGCGCTGCTATCCCCCCTTTTATGGCAAAACCTGACCGATATCGGCCATGTCCGGAAGCACTTCGGTCCGGATGTCGCCACCGCGCTTGAAGACCTGCGGGACTCTTTCTTTTCACCAATAGACGCCCAGCCACGTGAAAATGAAAAAATTCATGCGTTTTTGGTGTCTATTGACGGTATTCCCCGAAAGGCCATTCTTTACATCACATTTCGTTTATTGGCTTTGGAATGTGCAATCGACGCATGCAAGACGACCGCCCGGCGGATGGCGCATGAAACCCTCGATCTGCTGGTGCCCATTGCCAATCGTTTAAGCCTGGGTGATTTGCGGCGTCGGCTGGAGGATGCCTGCTTTCACGTCCTGGACCCACAAGAGTATGAAAAACTGCGCGAAAAGGTCTCGCCTATCCAGTCGGAAGACGACAGGTGCCTTGAAATTCTCCTGACCGGTGTGAATCGGTTGCTGGCCGATAACGGCATCCGGGGACGGGTCCAAGGCCGCACCAAGAGTCTACACGGCATTCGTCGGAAAATGGCGCGCACGGGGAAGAGCCTGGAAAAGATTATGGACCGGGTCGGGCTGCGGGTCATCGTGACATCGGTTCCGGAATGCTACACCGTGCTGGGGCTGCTGCACGCTCATTTCAAGCCTATTCCCGGCACCTTCGACGATTATATCGGTCTTCCCAAGGACAATGGCTATCAGTCCCTGCACACCTGCGTTTATCCGGTACGCGAAATCTCCCACAAACCCATCGAGTTCCAGGTGCGTACCGAGTTGATGCATATCGAGGCGGAACACGGCACCGCGGCACATTGGCGCTATAAAAAAGAGGCCGGAGCCGCCTTGCGTGACCACCATCGGACGCAATGGATGGAAGGCCTTGTTCGCCAGCATCGGGAATCGGCCAATAGTGAAGCCTTTATCGAGCGGTTGCATCGGCAGGTGTTCCAGGATCGCCTGGTGGTGTTTGGAAACGGCGGCCGCATTGTTCGCCTGGCGGAAAACGCCACGGTTCGGGATTACCTGAAAATTATCAATGCCCATGTCCCCCAGCATGCGACGGTAAAGGTGAACGGCCGTTTCGTCGCCTTGGATTGCGCGCTTCGGGACGGAGATTCCATAGCGGTTCCGGCGGACGGACCCGCCGTCGATTCTCTATTTGCCGAGGCCACGGCAAAAAGCGCCCTTTCAGCCACGGGAGCATTACGCCCGTTTGGCGCACTGGCCGACGGCCGGGAATCGTCGGACAAGGCCGTGTCGTCGGACCCATGA
- a CDS encoding glycosyltransferase family 4 protein: MLKSKNHPSYPHKIALIGNHLPRQCGIATFTTDLLSGLVEENPNGECWAVVMNDTPEGYRYPAQVRFEVNQRILAEYRLAADFLNMNRVEVVCLQHEFGIFGGENGVHVLDLLGGLRMPLVTTLHTVIQTPTQGQMAVTKRIAQLSDRLVVMSRKAQQILQNIYGVPAEKIVLIHHGIPDVPFVDPNFYKDQYGVEGRKVILTFGLLSPGKGVETMIDALPAVVREHPQAVYIVLGATHPHVKKEQGEAYRLSLQRRARELGVGDHVIFHNRFVDLKELCEFLGAADIYVTPYLNQEQIVSGTLAYALGSGKAIISTPYWYAEEMLFDDRGRLVPFKNSAAMAEQVNDLLDNEVERHAMRKRAYTFCREMIWKEVARRYLELFNEVKTERARSPRPVFRAKTMGMTPRELPQPKLDHIIRLSDDVGILQHAKYIVPDRYHGYCTDDNARALIAVLMAGEMIPNSDAVINLACTYISFLHHAFNDETGRFRNFMGYDRCWLEDVGSEDSHGRAIWGLGEAVALAELVDIRDAARAVFEKALPALVDFTFPKTWSFALGGIHAYLSRYSGDSEVRRIRETLADKLFEKYKQNASEEWPWIEDRLTYANGKIPQALILCGRHMGHTEMLQAGLRSLEWLMTVQTDPKGHFVPVGNNGWYSNRGTKARFDQQPIEALDMIEACREAYDATNDSKWVSHAQRCLDWFLGRNDLNAPLYNHKTGGCCDGLNADGPNRNQGAESTLACFLSMLHLNRMRSSQIALEAAAEGNAICQKEQSIHV, encoded by the coding sequence ATGCTTAAATCGAAAAACCATCCTTCTTATCCACATAAAATTGCCCTGATCGGCAATCATCTGCCCCGTCAGTGTGGCATCGCCACGTTCACCACAGATTTGCTGTCGGGTTTGGTTGAAGAAAATCCGAACGGAGAATGCTGGGCCGTGGTGATGAACGATACCCCCGAGGGGTATCGATATCCGGCCCAGGTGCGCTTTGAGGTCAACCAACGTATTTTGGCGGAATACCGGCTGGCCGCAGATTTTTTGAACATGAACCGGGTGGAGGTGGTTTGTCTCCAACACGAATTCGGAATTTTCGGCGGCGAAAACGGTGTGCATGTACTGGACCTTCTCGGCGGCTTGCGCATGCCCCTGGTGACCACCCTGCACACTGTGATTCAAACCCCAACGCAAGGCCAGATGGCCGTCACAAAACGCATCGCCCAACTTTCGGATCGGTTGGTGGTCATGAGCCGCAAGGCGCAGCAGATTCTCCAAAACATCTACGGTGTTCCCGCCGAAAAAATCGTCCTGATTCACCACGGTATTCCTGACGTGCCATTTGTCGATCCCAATTTTTACAAGGACCAATACGGCGTCGAGGGACGCAAGGTGATCTTGACCTTCGGGTTGCTCTCCCCCGGCAAGGGCGTCGAGACGATGATCGACGCATTGCCGGCGGTGGTCAGGGAGCACCCGCAGGCCGTATACATCGTCCTTGGAGCGACCCATCCCCATGTGAAAAAGGAGCAGGGTGAAGCCTATCGGCTTTCGCTTCAGCGCCGTGCCCGAGAACTGGGTGTTGGAGACCATGTGATTTTTCACAATCGCTTCGTCGACCTGAAGGAATTGTGTGAGTTTCTTGGCGCAGCGGACATCTACGTCACACCCTATCTGAACCAAGAGCAGATTGTTTCGGGGACCCTGGCCTATGCCCTGGGCAGCGGCAAGGCCATCATCTCCACCCCCTACTGGTACGCGGAAGAGATGCTGTTCGATGATCGCGGCCGGCTGGTGCCGTTCAAAAATTCAGCGGCCATGGCCGAGCAAGTCAACGATCTCCTCGACAACGAAGTGGAGCGCCATGCCATGCGCAAACGGGCTTACACCTTTTGCCGGGAGATGATCTGGAAAGAGGTGGCCCGCCGGTACCTGGAGTTGTTCAACGAAGTGAAAACGGAGCGGGCCCGTTCCCCCCGGCCGGTTTTCCGCGCCAAGACCATGGGCATGACACCCCGTGAGCTGCCCCAGCCCAAGCTGGATCACATCATTCGTCTGTCGGATGATGTCGGTATCCTGCAGCACGCCAAGTATATCGTACCGGACCGCTACCACGGATACTGCACCGACGACAATGCCCGGGCGCTGATCGCTGTGCTGATGGCCGGGGAGATGATCCCCAACAGCGACGCCGTCATCAACCTGGCCTGCACCTATATCAGTTTTTTGCATCACGCGTTCAATGATGAAACCGGTCGTTTTCGCAACTTTATGGGATACGATCGTTGCTGGCTGGAAGATGTCGGGTCCGAAGACAGCCACGGCCGGGCGATCTGGGGTTTAGGCGAGGCGGTTGCCCTGGCGGAGTTGGTCGATATTCGGGACGCGGCCCGGGCGGTGTTTGAAAAGGCGCTGCCCGCCTTGGTGGACTTCACCTTTCCCAAAACTTGGTCCTTTGCTTTAGGGGGCATTCACGCCTATTTGAGCCGTTACAGCGGTGACAGCGAGGTCCGACGCATCCGGGAAACTCTGGCTGATAAACTTTTCGAAAAATATAAGCAGAATGCCTCAGAAGAATGGCCGTGGATTGAGGACCGGCTCACTTACGCCAACGGGAAAATCCCCCAAGCTCTGATTCTCTGCGGTCGACACATGGGCCACACTGAGATGCTCCAGGCAGGACTACGCAGCCTGGAATGGCTCATGACGGTACAGACCGATCCCAAGGGGCACTTTGTTCCGGTGGGCAACAACGGCTGGTACTCTAATCGGGGGACCAAGGCGCGGTTTGACCAGCAGCCCATTGAAGCATTAGACATGATTGAAGCTTGTCGCGAGGCCTATGACGCCACCAACGATTCGAAATGGGTTTCCCATGCTCAACGTTGCCTGGACTGGTTCCTGGGCCGCAACGACCTGAACGCACCCTTGTATAACCATAAAACCGGCGGATGCTGCGATGGCCTCAACGCAGATGGGCCAAATCGTAACCAGGGTGCAGAGTCAACTCTGGCCTGTTTTCTGTCCATGCTCCACCTCAATCGGATGCGCAGCAGCCAGATTGCCTTGGAGGCCGCAGCGGAGGGAAACGCCATTTGTCAAAAGGAGCAATCGATTCATGTCTAA
- a CDS encoding glycosyltransferase, whose translation MSNKPIVMVSSYPPRLCGIATFCEEAREFIQKANPDREVLVISHTDGQGKGVFPIIDMTQRDWWRPVAQKIEKLDPYVVHFEHEYGLYEYHDPRGVGDGNDGFLDLLEAIGNTPNVVEPHTVHGRLRDAEADFIYKLTQRTHLVLFKCHYQKWRLDWNFHGREWPTPRNIMVVPHGARSDKRWGVHEIPALRKEFGLDKIGLSDHVVGMIGWIQSNKRWDILLSMWEEIHNEIILRTGQQWDLLAAGAMRDPNHRQDYEDWKSDVQVLVGKGLAHYHEFVPRGDDYYKMMAICDFIVLPSTDETQSGTLARIIALNKPYITTAPMEGLTAQTLESEGGLLFTTKEMLRRKVIKLATDEVLRLELGENLKRYLDHVVCWEVVARHYNEAYKLARKAARTGRPVVLDLEF comes from the coding sequence ATGTCTAATAAACCCATTGTAATGGTCAGTTCCTATCCGCCGCGGTTATGCGGCATAGCCACCTTTTGTGAGGAAGCCAGAGAGTTCATTCAAAAGGCCAACCCGGATCGGGAGGTGCTGGTGATCAGCCACACTGACGGCCAAGGCAAGGGCGTGTTTCCCATCATTGATATGACACAGCGTGACTGGTGGCGTCCGGTGGCCCAAAAAATTGAAAAATTGGACCCTTACGTAGTGCATTTTGAACACGAATACGGCCTTTACGAATATCACGACCCAAGAGGAGTGGGTGACGGAAACGACGGTTTTCTCGATTTATTGGAAGCCATCGGCAATACCCCTAACGTGGTGGAACCCCATACGGTTCATGGTCGATTAAGAGATGCCGAGGCGGATTTTATTTACAAGCTGACCCAACGTACTCACCTGGTACTGTTCAAGTGTCATTACCAGAAATGGCGTCTGGATTGGAATTTCCATGGCCGGGAATGGCCGACGCCGCGCAATATCATGGTGGTGCCGCATGGAGCGAGGTCGGACAAGCGCTGGGGCGTGCACGAGATACCCGCGCTGCGCAAGGAATTCGGCCTGGACAAGATCGGACTATCCGATCACGTGGTGGGCATGATCGGCTGGATTCAGTCCAACAAACGTTGGGATATTCTGCTTTCCATGTGGGAAGAAATCCATAATGAGATCATATTGCGCACCGGGCAGCAGTGGGACTTACTTGCTGCCGGTGCCATGCGCGACCCCAATCATCGCCAGGATTATGAGGACTGGAAATCCGATGTTCAGGTCTTGGTCGGCAAGGGGCTGGCTCATTACCACGAATTCGTCCCTCGCGGTGACGACTATTACAAGATGATGGCCATCTGCGACTTTATTGTTCTACCCTCGACGGATGAGACCCAATCCGGCACCCTGGCTCGTATCATCGCCCTGAACAAGCCCTACATAACCACCGCGCCCATGGAAGGACTGACGGCCCAGACCCTGGAAAGCGAAGGCGGATTACTCTTTACCACCAAGGAGATGCTGCGCAGGAAAGTGATCAAACTTGCGACAGATGAGGTGCTGCGCCTGGAGTTGGGAGAAAATCTAAAACGCTACCTCGATCATGTAGTCTGCTGGGAAGTGGTAGCGCGGCATTACAATGAGGCCTACAAACTGGCGCGCAAGGCGGCCCGGACCGGCCGACCCGTTGTTTTGGATTTGGAATTTTAA
- a CDS encoding phosphomannomutase/phosphoglucomutase translates to MNPLIFREYDIRGVVDKDFKMNDAEKIGRGYATYIAEHGGRRCVVGRDCRMSSQTIRDALIKGITRGGVDVIDVGLCPTPLLYFANQHLGVDGGVMITASHNPPEYNGFKICLGADTLFGREIQNLKKIIESGKFVSGEGTVDEYDMLPVYCDYLADNIRLARPVSVAVDAGNGTGGITASPVLKRLNCEPIELFMEPDGTFPNHEPDPTVPRNLEMLSRTVVDKGLELGIAFDGDADRLGVVDESGRIIYGDMLMVLFAREILKDNPGGKFIGEVKCSQVMYDEIERKGGVPIMWKTGHSIIKKKLKEENALLAGEMSGHFFFKNRYFGFDDAIYAACRLLEILSKDNKPLSAYLSDLPKTYNTPEIRIDCPDDKKFELVAKIKQVFSANYRTIDIDGVRVVFEDGWGLVRASNTSPVIVLRFEAESESRLREIKDLVESEINEAKSGLR, encoded by the coding sequence ATGAATCCTTTGATTTTCAGAGAATATGACATTCGAGGTGTCGTGGATAAAGATTTTAAGATGAATGACGCTGAAAAAATCGGTCGTGGCTATGCAACCTATATAGCGGAGCACGGCGGTAGACGTTGTGTGGTCGGCCGTGATTGTCGAATGAGTTCACAGACGATCAGGGATGCGCTGATCAAAGGTATAACCAGGGGAGGTGTGGATGTGATCGATGTGGGACTATGTCCCACGCCACTTCTTTATTTTGCCAATCAGCACCTGGGAGTTGACGGTGGTGTCATGATCACCGCAAGCCACAATCCGCCGGAATACAACGGGTTCAAAATCTGCTTGGGAGCCGACACCCTTTTCGGCCGTGAGATTCAGAACCTCAAAAAAATCATCGAATCTGGAAAATTTGTCTCAGGAGAAGGAACTGTGGACGAATACGACATGTTGCCGGTTTATTGCGATTATCTGGCCGACAATATTCGATTAGCGCGACCCGTCTCCGTCGCCGTGGACGCCGGCAACGGGACCGGCGGTATCACGGCCTCTCCTGTATTGAAGCGGCTGAATTGCGAGCCCATCGAACTGTTCATGGAGCCCGATGGAACCTTTCCCAATCATGAACCCGATCCCACGGTGCCACGGAATTTGGAAATGTTATCCAGAACCGTCGTTGACAAAGGTTTGGAATTGGGTATCGCCTTTGACGGCGATGCCGATCGGCTCGGCGTGGTGGATGAAAGTGGGCGAATCATCTATGGCGACATGCTGATGGTGCTTTTCGCCCGGGAGATTCTCAAGGACAACCCTGGCGGAAAGTTCATCGGGGAAGTGAAATGCTCCCAAGTCATGTATGACGAGATCGAACGCAAAGGCGGCGTGCCTATCATGTGGAAAACGGGGCATTCTATCATCAAGAAGAAGCTAAAGGAGGAAAATGCACTTCTGGCCGGGGAAATGAGCGGGCACTTCTTCTTTAAAAACCGGTATTTCGGATTCGACGATGCCATCTACGCGGCTTGCCGTCTGCTGGAAATTTTGTCCAAGGACAACAAACCACTGTCCGCTTATCTTTCGGATCTGCCCAAGACCTACAATACCCCTGAGATCCGCATTGATTGCCCGGATGATAAAAAGTTTGAACTTGTGGCGAAGATAAAACAAGTGTTTTCCGCCAACTATCGGACAATCGATATCGATGGGGTGCGAGTGGTTTTTGAGGATGGCTGGGGGCTTGTGCGGGCATCCAACACAAGTCCTGTCATCGTCCTTCGATTTGAAGCCGAATCGGAGTCACGACTGCGGGAAATTAAAGATCTGGTGGAGTCAGAGATCAATGAGGCGAAGTCTGGGCTGCGATAA
- a CDS encoding glycosyltransferase has translation MKIAMLSPIAWRTPPRHYGPWENVVSLLSEGLAVRGVDVTLFATGESQTRGRLKSVCPKGYAEDAEMLPKVWECLHISELFEQGDAFDLIHNHFDYLPLTYSGITTTPVVTTIHGFSSPKILPVYKKYNGKCFYVAISEADKSSELDYAATIHHGIDLDRFTFRSDQGKYLLFFGRIHPEKGTAECIEVARRTGMKLIMAGIIQDQVYFDTKVRPYLDDDRIVYAGSVGPKKRDELLGGAYALLHPISFNEPFGLSLVESMACGTPVVAFNRGSMSEIIAHGETGFLTADIDGMVQCVNNIKDLNRSKCRQRVEAYFSVERMVADYIRVYETIIARTRREDHRPWGFYEVLTDKPDHKVKRITVYPGQRLSYQRHFRRSEHWYVLSGTAVVTRNGKQIERLSGQAIDLPVKNWHRICNPGPGNLVFIEVQTGDYFGEDDIERSEDDYGRN, from the coding sequence ATGAAGATTGCCATGCTTTCACCAATTGCCTGGCGCACGCCGCCAAGGCACTATGGGCCTTGGGAGAACGTGGTTTCCCTGCTGAGTGAGGGCCTGGCGGTACGCGGGGTCGATGTAACCCTGTTTGCCACCGGCGAATCGCAAACACGGGGCCGGTTGAAAAGCGTCTGCCCGAAGGGCTATGCGGAAGATGCCGAAATGCTGCCCAAGGTGTGGGAGTGCTTACATATTTCCGAGCTGTTTGAACAAGGCGACGCCTTTGACCTGATACACAACCACTTCGACTATCTGCCACTTACGTATTCTGGCATAACCACGACGCCGGTGGTGACCACCATTCATGGCTTCTCATCGCCAAAAATTCTGCCGGTGTACAAGAAGTACAACGGCAAATGCTTTTATGTGGCCATCAGCGAGGCCGACAAGTCGTCGGAACTGGACTATGCCGCCACCATCCATCATGGCATCGACCTTGACCGGTTCACCTTCAGGTCTGATCAAGGAAAATATTTGCTTTTTTTTGGCCGCATCCATCCGGAAAAAGGTACTGCCGAGTGCATCGAAGTGGCCCGCCGAACCGGTATGAAACTTATTATGGCGGGCATCATCCAGGATCAAGTCTATTTCGACACAAAGGTCAGGCCATACTTGGATGATGACCGCATCGTCTATGCAGGCAGCGTCGGGCCAAAAAAACGCGATGAATTGCTGGGCGGCGCTTATGCCCTGTTGCATCCCATCAGTTTCAACGAGCCATTCGGACTTTCCTTGGTGGAATCCATGGCTTGTGGCACCCCGGTGGTGGCCTTTAACAGGGGAAGTATGTCGGAAATCATCGCCCATGGAGAGACAGGCTTCCTGACCGCCGATATCGACGGGATGGTTCAATGCGTGAATAATATCAAGGACCTGAACCGCAGCAAGTGCCGCCAACGGGTCGAGGCGTACTTTAGCGTAGAGCGAATGGTGGCGGATTATATTCGGGTGTATGAAACCATCATCGCCCGGACCCGACGAGAGGATCACCGACCCTGGGGCTTTTATGAGGTTTTAACGGATAAGCCGGATCATAAGGTTAAGCGGATTACCGTTTACCCCGGACAGCGCTTAAGCTACCAGCGCCATTTCAGACGATCGGAACACTGGTACGTGCTCAGCGGAACTGCGGTGGTGACTCGAAACGGAAAGCAGATCGAGCGGTTATCCGGCCAGGCCATTGATTTGCCAGTGAAAAACTGGCACCGCATCTGCAATCCCGGGCCGGGCAATTTGGTGTTCATCGAAGTGCAAACCGGCGATTATTTCGGAGAGGATGATATCGAAAGATCGGAGGACGACTATGGCAGGAATTAA
- a CDS encoding glycoside hydrolase family 130 protein gives MAGINKPIVKRYNKNPILTKHDVPYPVETVHNAGVVKHNDKYIMLFRSHLRNGRSIIGLAESSDGVRFAVSPEPFITPAKAEPFAGYEAFGVEDPRICPLEGDYLVTYSAYSRHGVRVALARTKDFQRLERIALITQADYRNVVIFPEKIGGRYVRLDRPHSKISPWSIWISYSPDLVHWGDAKVVIKPMAYHWDEMKVGPGATPIKTEKGWLNIFHGVFKTMDGAVYRLGVALHDLADPSRVLGVADGWILQPEDLWEITGYVHNVVFCCGAVAEDDGTVKIYWGGADTVMCVGTAIIADLVDLCLSNPRPALE, from the coding sequence ATGGCAGGAATTAATAAACCTATAGTTAAACGCTACAATAAAAACCCTATTTTGACTAAACATGACGTACCGTACCCGGTGGAAACGGTGCACAACGCCGGCGTGGTCAAGCACAATGATAAATATATCATGCTGTTCAGGTCCCATCTGCGCAATGGCCGGTCGATCATTGGTCTGGCGGAAAGCAGTGACGGCGTACGTTTTGCGGTCAGCCCGGAGCCGTTTATCACCCCGGCCAAGGCCGAGCCGTTCGCCGGCTACGAGGCCTTTGGCGTGGAAGATCCGCGCATCTGTCCCTTGGAGGGTGACTACCTGGTCACCTACTCGGCCTATTCCCGACACGGCGTGCGGGTGGCCTTGGCCAGAACAAAGGATTTTCAACGCCTGGAACGGATCGCCCTGATCACCCAGGCGGATTATCGCAACGTGGTCATCTTTCCTGAAAAAATAGGCGGCCGCTATGTCCGGCTGGACCGACCCCATTCGAAAATCTCGCCATGGTCCATCTGGATTTCCTATTCGCCGGACCTGGTGCATTGGGGGGATGCCAAGGTCGTCATCAAGCCCATGGCTTACCATTGGGATGAAATGAAGGTCGGCCCGGGGGCTACGCCCATCAAAACCGAAAAAGGATGGCTGAACATCTTTCACGGCGTATTTAAAACCATGGACGGCGCCGTCTACCGGCTCGGCGTGGCCCTGCATGACCTTGCCGACCCGTCAAGGGTCTTGGGAGTGGCCGATGGTTGGATACTCCAACCCGAGGACCTGTGGGAGATCACCGGCTACGTGCACAATGTTGTTTTCTGCTGCGGTGCGGTGGCCGAGGACGACGGCACGGTGAAGATCTATTGGGGCGGCGCGGACACGGTGATGTGCGTCGGTACAGCAATAATTGCCGATTTGGTGGATTTGTGTCTCTCAAATCCCCGTCCCGCACTTGAATGA
- a CDS encoding mannose-1-phosphate guanylyltransferase: protein MGTRFWPLSTYERPKQFIQLFDDRSMLQKSYDRVVGIVPDERVIVLTNRQFTPLVREQLPNIPDQNIIGEPERKDTAAAVCLGTLVAMKRFGNPVIVILTADHLIEPVETFQQTLVSAVKEARGTGALYTFGIKPTYPATGYGYLEVGKKTAMDQAVEHFHVVSFKEKPNAEVAGQYLKSSRYLWNSGMFVWTVDAIYGELSLHLPKHVEHLTKAVEKMETDHWEDELTKRFAALTRISIDYAVMEKARDVRCVAGKFSWKDVGGWLAIQDFLAHDANGNFIKGRVHALDAQGNLVFCDQPQETLAMVGVNDVVVVRAGEKTLVAHKDRLEDVKHIVESMIAQPELMTVSGIRSPP, encoded by the coding sequence GTGGGCACGCGGTTTTGGCCGCTCAGTACCTATGAACGGCCCAAACAGTTCATCCAACTTTTTGATGACCGCAGCATGCTGCAAAAAAGCTATGACCGGGTGGTGGGCATCGTGCCGGATGAACGCGTGATTGTATTAACCAACCGGCAGTTCACGCCACTGGTCCGTGAGCAACTTCCCAACATCCCGGACCAGAATATCATCGGTGAGCCCGAGCGCAAGGACACCGCCGCAGCGGTTTGTCTCGGCACGCTGGTCGCCATGAAACGCTTCGGCAATCCGGTGATCGTCATCTTGACGGCCGATCATTTGATTGAACCGGTTGAAACATTTCAGCAGACCCTGGTTTCTGCTGTGAAAGAGGCCCGAGGGACCGGCGCACTTTACACCTTCGGGATAAAACCGACCTATCCGGCCACCGGCTACGGCTACCTGGAGGTCGGCAAAAAAACCGCTATGGATCAAGCCGTGGAGCATTTTCATGTTGTCTCCTTCAAAGAAAAGCCGAACGCCGAAGTCGCCGGACAATATCTAAAATCCAGTCGGTATCTGTGGAATTCGGGCATGTTCGTGTGGACCGTGGACGCAATTTACGGTGAGCTATCCCTCCACCTTCCAAAGCATGTGGAGCATTTGACCAAGGCCGTGGAGAAGATGGAAACAGACCATTGGGAAGATGAATTGACCAAGCGGTTCGCGGCCCTTACGCGTATTTCCATTGATTATGCGGTGATGGAAAAAGCCCGGGATGTGCGCTGCGTGGCCGGAAAATTTTCATGGAAGGATGTGGGAGGATGGTTGGCGATCCAGGATTTTCTGGCTCACGACGCCAATGGCAATTTTATCAAAGGCAGAGTCCACGCGCTGGATGCCCAGGGCAATTTGGTCTTTTGCGATCAACCCCAGGAAACATTGGCCATGGTGGGCGTCAACGATGTGGTGGTGGTCCGCGCGGGTGAAAAAACCCTGGTTGCTCACAAGGACCGCTTGGAAGATGTCAAACATATTGTCGAGTCCATGATAGCGCAACCGGAATTGATGACGGTTTCCGGAATCAGGAGTCCGCCTTGA